In Rutidosis leptorrhynchoides isolate AG116_Rl617_1_P2 chromosome 2, CSIRO_AGI_Rlap_v1, whole genome shotgun sequence, one genomic interval encodes:
- the LOC139890734 gene encoding type IV inositol polyphosphate 5-phosphatase 6-like, producing the protein MRDANCRNNKVSWSKKLVRKWFNIKTKTNESESQPDDNNAVYGGGFCEREPPAIKKSKTEKSRKKWARVDLDHPQVINVQNYSIFSATWNVGGKAPSNKLNLDDWLHGTPAADIYVLGFQEIVPLNAANILGAEDNGPAKKWLALIRRTLNNRSGGNVCFTPSPVPDPVAEYDADFEGSTRHQNSSFFNRRSFQATQISRNENESHLDRRYSVCDRAIFGQRPSDCSSSHRPSDFSSSGHRPSDYSASYRPSDYSASYRPSDYSASHRPSDYSASHRPSNYSYGHRPSDYSRWGSSDDDCGPIEDLQNSASFSPVYNSTEGGNSSYCLVASKQMVGVFLTVWVRSELREHVRNLKVSCVGRGLMGYLGNKGSVSVSMLLHETSFCFVCTHLTSGQKEGDELRRNSDFLEIVKKTRFPRVEGMKDDKSPQSILEHDRIIWLGDLNYRIALSYRSAKALVEMQNWRALLEKDQLRIEQRRGRVFQGWNEGKIYFPPTYKYLTNSDRYTGDNLQHKEKRRTPAWCDRILWYGNGLHQLSYVRGESRFSDHRPVYSLFWAEVELVHSRYKRTMSCSNSRIEVEELLPYANGYTELCFF; encoded by the exons ATGAGAGATGCAAATTGTAGAAACAATAAGGTTTCTTGGTCAAAGAAACTTGTGCGTAAATGGTTTAATATCAAGACCAAAACAAATGAATCTGAATCTCAACCTGATGATAATAATGCTGTTTATGGAG GTGGCTTTTGTGAAAGGGAACCGCCTGCAATCAAGAAATCTAAAACAG AAAAATCTAGGAAGAAATGGGCAAGAGTTGATCTTGATCACCCTCAAGTTATAAATGTGCAGAATTATAG CATATTTTCAGCTACATGGAATGTAGGAGGAAAAGCTCCATCTAATAAATTGAATCTTGATGATTGGTTACATGGTACCCCTGCTGCTGATATTTATGTTCTTGG ATTTCAAGAAATTGTCCCATTAAATGCGGCAAATATTCTAGGCGCTGAAGACAACGGTCCCGCGAAAAAGTGGTTAGCTTTGATACGCAGAACGTTAAATAATCGTTCTGGCGGAAACGTGTGTTTCACACCTTCCCCTGTTCCTGATCCTGTGGCTGAATATGATGCTGATTTTGAGGGTTCAACTAGACACCAAAATTCATCGTTTTTTAATCGCCGGTCTTTTCAAGCAACTCAAATTTCAAGAAATGAAAATGAGTCGCATCTTGACCGGCGATATAGTGTATGCGACCGTGCAATCTTCGGTCAACGACCAAGTGACTGCTCCTCGAGTCATAGACCGAGTGACTTCTCATCTTCTGGTCATAGACCAAGTGACTACTCAGCGAGTTACAGGCCGAGTGACTACTCAGCGAGTTACAGGCCGAGTGACTACTCGGCGAGTCATAGGCCGAGTGACTACTCAGCGAGTCACAGACCGAGTAATTACTCATATGGTCATAGGCCTAGTGACTATTCAAGATGGGGTTCGTCTGATGATGATTGTGGGCCCATTGAAGATCTACAAAATTCGGCTTCATTTTCGCCGGTTTATAATAGTACGGAAGGTGGAAATTCAAGCTATTGTTTGGTTGCAAGTAAACAAATGGTTGGTGTGTTTCTTACAGTTTGGGTCAGGAGTGAATTGAGGGAACATGTTAGAAACCTAAAAGTTTCTTGTGTTGGCAGAGGACTAATGGGGTATCTTGGAAATAAG GGATCGGTATCCGTTAGTATGTTGTTGCACGAAACAAGTTTTTGTTTTGTGTGTACTCATTTGACTTCCGGCCAGAAGGAAGGGGATGAACTAAGACGAAATTCTGATTTTTTAGAAATAGTCAAGAAAACAAGATTTCCGCGTGTTGAAGGCATGAAAGATGACAAATCGCCGCAATCGATACTTGAACACGA TCGAATTATATGGCTTGGGGATCTGAATTACCGAATCGCCCTTTCTTATCGATCAGCAAAAGCACTTGTTGAGATGCAAAATTGGAGAGCATTATTGGAGAAAGATCAG CTGCGGATTGAACAAAGAAGGGGCCGCGTATTCCAAGGATGGAACGAAGGGAAGATATATTTTCCACCAACTTATAAATATTTAACGAATTCAGATAGATATACCGGGGATAATTTGCAGCACAAGGAAAAAAGAAGAACGCCTGCATG GTGTGATCGTATCTTGTGGTATGGAAATGGCCTTCATCAGTTATCATACGTACGTGGTGAATCTAGATTCTCTGATCATAGACCAGTATACAGCTTATTTTGGGCTGAGGTTGAGTTAGTTCATAGCCGTTATAAAAGAACCATGAGCTGTTCTAATTCTAGGATTGAAGTTGAGGAACTTTTGCCGTACGCTAACGGCTACACTGAACTATGCTTCTTCTAA
- the LOC139890736 gene encoding transmembrane emp24 domain-containing protein p24beta3-like produces MDITIKVYALGFLFLFTFTGDVSALSVTVNDVECVYEYVLYEGDTVSGNFVVVDHDIFWSSDHPGIDLFVSTPGGNVVQSMKGTSGEKFEFKAPRSGMYQFCFHNPYSTPETVSFYIHVGHIPNEHDLAQDEHLDPVNVKIAELREALESVTAEQKFLKARDARHRHTNESTQKRVIFYTIGEYILLAIASGLQVVYIRRLFSKSVAYNRV; encoded by the exons ATGGATATAACAATAAAAGTATACGCTTTAGGATTTCTATTTCTTTTTACTTTCACCGGCGATGTATCGGCGCTTTCAGTCACCGTTAACGACGTTGAATGTGTATACGAATATGTATTATATGAAGGCGATACGGTTTCAGGCAATTTCGTTGTCGTCGATCATGATATTTTTTGGAGCTCCGATCATCCTGGCATCGATCTTTTT GTGTCAACTCCAGGAGGGAATGTAGTGCAATCAATGAAAGGAACATCAggggaaaaattcgagtttaaggcTCCTCGAAGTGGGATGTACCAATTCTGCTTTCATAATCCTTACTCGACTCCAGAGACTGTCTCGTTCTATATACATGTTGGTCATATTCCAAACGAGCATGATCTAGCACAAGATG AGCATTTGGATCCTGTCAATGTGAAGATTGCTGAATTGAGGGAGGCATTGGAATCCGTTACAGCTGAACAGAAATTCTTGAAAGCTCGTGATGCTCGTCATCGACATA CAAATGAGAGCACTCAAAAACGAGTAATCTTTTACACAATTGGAGAATACATTTTGCTGGCCATTGCAAGTGGACTCCAAGTTGTTTACATACGTCGGCTGTTTAGCAAGTCAGTTGCATACAACCGGGTCTGA
- the LOC139890737 gene encoding SUN domain-containing protein 1-like: protein MSSSTVSITPNPTGASLRRPIEKNPGSDGFDVSPASGGDTIRGKPPSRSIKPSTETTVLERSVDTAQKVDNLLTNSTTTKLRKRTVAKKVTSKLAWKTVVSVVVKNLGILVILLLLAQMIRRLGFNHGTGFDSVLNPGLADSDYERRIAEVERFLKTTTKMMQVQVEVVDKKIENEIAGLKIELSKRIDNDRVEFSSKVSELDERVNGVEKLLSGNEWLSRDEFDKFVEEYLGKKKGGDDEMKLDEIRAFAKEIVEKEIEKHAADGLGRVDYAVATGGASVLKHSEAFNGASRFSSWVTGNVRSDAVKMLQPSFGQPGECFPLKGDNGFVEIKLRTAIVPEAITLEHVSKSVAFDRSSAPKDCKVVGWLRNEEDKQKEHLLTEFTYDLEKSSAQTVNVLDTQVSNPTIINTVRLEFMSNHGSPTHTCIYRVRVHGHDANV from the exons ATGTCATCATCTACCGTCTCAATCACCCCAAACCCTACCGGTGCATCATTACGCAGACCAATCGAGAAAAACCCCGGTAGCGACGGATTCGATGTATCTCCGGCCAGCGGCGGCGATACCATCAGAGGAAAACCTCCCAGCCGTTCAATTAAACCAAGTACTGAAACCACTGTTCTAGAAAGATCTGTAGATACTGCTCAAAAAGTTGATAATTTACTTACAAATTCAACTACTACCAAATTACGTAAACGAACCGTTGCAAAAAAGGTTACATCGAAACTGGCATGGAAAACTGTTGTAAGTGTGGTTGTTAAAAATTTAGGTATTTTGGTTATTTTGTTGCTTTTAGCTCAAATGATTCGTAGATTAGGGTTTAATCACGGGACTGGTTTCGATTCGGTTTTGAATCCGGGTTTGGCTGATTCGGATTACGAAAGACGGATTGCAGAAGTGGAGAGGTTTTTGAAAACGACAACGAAAATGATGCAAGTTCAGGTTGAAGTTGTGGATAAGAAGATTGAGAATGAGATTGCTGGTTTGAAAATCGAGTTAAGTAAGCGAATCGACAATGATCGTGTTGAGTTTTCGAGTAAAGTTAGCGAATTAGACGAGAGGGTTAATGGTGTGGAGAAATTGCTGAGTGGTAACGAGTGGTTATCGAGGGACGAGTTCGATAAGTTTGTGGAGGAATATTTGGGGAAGAAAAAGGGTGGTGATGAtgagatgaaattggatgaaattaGGGCTTTTGCTAAGGAGATTGTTGAGAAAGAAATTGAGAAACATGCTGCTGATGGACTTGGTAGGGTTGATTATGCAGTGGCAACGGGTGGTGCGTCGGTTTTGAAACATTCGGAAGCGTTTAATGGTGCGAGTAGGTTTAGTAGTTGGGTGACTGGGAATGTGAGAAGTGATGCTGTTAAGATGTTGCAACCGAGTTTCGGTCAGCCTGGTGAATGTTTTCCGTTGAAAGGTGATAATGGGTTTGTTGAGATTAAGCTTCGAACTGCCATTGTTCCGGAGGCTATAACGCTTGAACATGTTTCCAAG AGTGTGGCATTTGATAGATCGAGTGCTCCCAAGGACTGTAAAGTTGTAGGATGGTTGCGCAACGAAGAAGATAAACAGAAGGAGCATTTACTGACAGAGTTCACATACGATCTTGAAAAGAGTAGTGCCCAAACCGTTAATGTGTTGGACACACAAGTCTCAAACCCAACCATTATCAATACAGTCAGGCTAGAGTTCATGTCCAATCATGGTAGCCCTACACATACGTGCATATATCGTGTGCGGGTCCATGGCCATGATGCCAACGTTTAG
- the LOC139890735 gene encoding uncharacterized protein, with product MDNRRYNSRQDIRRRQQKAADEENDVSVLEELAEEFRLPIHHRPTENADLDNVEQASLDTQLTSSNVGFRLLQKMGWKGKGLGKNEQGITEPIKSGIRDSKLGVGKQEEDDFFTAEENIQRKKLDIELEETEEIAKKREVMADRELKIQTEVKEIRKVFYCELCNKQYKLAVEFEGHLSSYDHNHRKRFKEMKEMHGSSSRDDRQKREQLRQEKEMAKFAQMADAHKQQQQQQQQQQEDSENSNKVVKNADVLAEQDQRKTLKFGFSSKPGASKSFGKSAAKKQKVAVASVFGHDSDEE from the exons ATGGATAACAGGCGGTATAACAGTAGACAAGATATAAGAAGAAGGCAACAGAAAGCTGCAGATGAG GAAAATGATGTTTCTGTTCTTGAGGAATTAGCTGAGGAATTTCGTTTACCGATTCATCACAGACCGACGGAAAACGCAGATCTCGATAATGTGGAGCAAGCATCGTTGGACACACAGTTAACATCATCAAATGTTGGTTTTAGGCTGCTGCAAAAGATGGGTTGGAAAGGGAAGGGTTTGGGGAAGAATGAGCAAG GAATAACTGAGCCGATTAAATCTGGAATAAGAGATTCGAAACTAGGGGTTGGGAAACAAGAAGAAGATGATTTTTTTACAGCAGAAGAAAATATCCAGCGCAAGAAACTAGACATTGAACTTGAGGAGACCGAAGAAATTGCAAAAAAGCGAGAG GTTATGGCAGACCGAGAGCTGAAAATTCAAACCGAGGTCAAGGAAATACGGAAAGTCTTCTATTGTGAGCTTTGCAACAAGCAGTACAAGTTAGCAGTCGAATTTGAAGGTCATCTTAGTTCATATGATCACAATCATAGAAAG CGCTTTAAAGAAATGAAAGAAATGCATGGAAGCAGCAGTCGAGATGACAGGCAAAAACGTGAACAACTACGCCAGGAGAAGGAGATGGCCAAGTTTGCTCAGAT GGCCGATGCACataagcaacagcaacagcaacagcaacagcaacaagaAGACTCTGAAAATAGTAATAAAGTCGTGAAGAATGCTGATGTTCTTGCCGAGCAGGATCAGAGGAAGACTTTGAAATTTGGATTTTCATCAAAACCCGGTGCATCCAAG AGTTTTGGAAAGAGTGCTGCAAAGAAGCAGAAAGTAGCTGTTGCATCAGTTTTTGGTCATGATAGTGATGAAGAATAG